A region of Saccharococcus thermophilus DNA encodes the following proteins:
- a CDS encoding DUF2573 family protein yields the protein MDETFFRQFEALIDKYTELLLGQTNEELKEKVKAWVLYSHVAKSMPALVKHWNELYPEAKEQMKQLIAEIKKLNDEARANAKKP from the coding sequence ATGGATGAAACGTTTTTCCGGCAGTTTGAGGCGCTGATAGACAAATATACAGAGCTGTTGCTTGGTCAAACGAATGAAGAGTTAAAAGAAAAAGTAAAAGCATGGGTGTTATATTCTCATGTGGCAAAATCGATGCCGGCTCTTGTGAAACATTGGAATGAGCTTTACCCAGAGGCAAAGGAACAAATGAAGCAGCTCATCGCTGAAATCAAAAAATTGAATGATGAAGCGCGTGCGAATGCGAAAAAGCCATGA
- a CDS encoding spore coat protein yields MNQNQIQNPETQIPKTPQMNDRDFLNDMLTTEKYMTSAYSVFLHEASHQQLYQDMLNIFTETQNCQRELYNLMFKKGWYKLEAADQQKLQQSYQQFQGYTNQFPYQNTVQ; encoded by the coding sequence ATGAACCAAAACCAAATTCAAAATCCAGAAACGCAAATACCAAAAACACCGCAAATGAATGATCGCGACTTTCTTAACGATATGTTAACAACAGAAAAATATATGACATCGGCTTATAGTGTATTTTTGCACGAGGCAAGCCATCAACAATTATATCAAGACATGCTGAACATTTTTACAGAAACCCAAAATTGCCAACGTGAACTTTACAATTTAATGTTTAAAAAAGGCTGGTACAAACTTGAAGCGGCGGACCAACAAAAATTGCAACAATCATATCAGCAATTCCAAGGATACACCAATCAATTCCCATATCAAAATACCGTTCAGTAA